The Gracilimonas sp. genome includes a region encoding these proteins:
- a CDS encoding FecR domain-containing protein yields the protein MHKNIEWAEIARYVSGNSSIEESKRLKNKMESDETYKKLVEEARMAWNISGKKAGAWNMDKAWDDVRQRLEDMDEMEATGKSRTVNKMKSRPNKRSLNYMIRVAAVVVISAATGILLYRPDVTTSSKPQQEQVQKELVAKKGEQKRFQLSDGTLITLAADSKIRLSPQYQAGSREVYLEGEAFFDVASNPDRPFKVHVGETTTEVVGTQFNIIFYPGDEDVRVVVVEGSVGLQAHESDKQVLIKPGELGKYSADHLLTVQKVNLNNYMGWMDGKLVFDNQPLSKVVIRLERWYGLSFNIEDTAIKERKLTAAFNLRQPLEEVLDAIAISLDLTYVKNDRSFTFQQ from the coding sequence ATGCATAAAAACATAGAGTGGGCTGAGATAGCCAGATATGTTTCCGGAAACAGCAGTATCGAGGAAAGCAAGCGATTAAAAAATAAAATGGAGTCTGACGAAACCTATAAAAAATTAGTGGAGGAAGCCCGTATGGCATGGAACATATCGGGCAAAAAGGCGGGAGCCTGGAATATGGATAAAGCATGGGATGATGTTCGCCAGAGGCTGGAAGACATGGATGAGATGGAGGCAACCGGGAAAAGCCGCACGGTAAATAAAATGAAAAGCCGGCCCAATAAACGTTCTTTAAATTACATGATTCGTGTGGCCGCCGTTGTTGTAATTAGTGCAGCCACGGGTATTCTGCTTTACCGGCCTGATGTAACTACCAGCAGCAAACCACAACAAGAGCAGGTGCAAAAAGAACTGGTTGCCAAAAAGGGAGAACAAAAGAGATTCCAGCTTAGCGACGGAACTTTAATTACCCTGGCAGCAGATAGTAAAATTCGCCTTTCTCCTCAATATCAAGCCGGTTCACGAGAAGTTTATCTGGAAGGGGAAGCTTTTTTTGATGTGGCTTCTAACCCTGACCGGCCCTTTAAAGTTCATGTTGGGGAAACAACAACCGAAGTTGTAGGTACACAATTCAACATTATTTTCTATCCCGGAGATGAAGACGTACGCGTAGTTGTAGTTGAAGGAAGTGTTGGTTTACAGGCACATGAGTCTGACAAACAGGTGTTAATAAAACCCGGAGAGCTTGGAAAATACTCAGCAGACCACCTTTTGACGGTTCAAAAAGTAAACTTAAATAATTACATGGGCTGGATGGATGGAAAATTGGTTTTTGACAATCAACCCTTAAGTAAAGTAGTAATCAGGCTCGAACGGTGGTATGGCCTGTCTTTTAATATTGAAGATACTGCAATTAAAGAGCGTAAACTTACGGCTGCGTTTAACCTTCGACAGCCACTGGAAGAGGTCCTTGACGCTATAGCAATATCCCTGGACCTGACATATGTGAAAAATGACAGATCTTTTACTTTTCAACAATAA
- a CDS encoding SusC/RagA family TonB-linked outer membrane protein has translation MKKLKLLILLLPAWLVLSLVSDIYAQDQSRQFVSLSRYDQNYQYNSPYEQKISLDLKEVSVENALQMIAKEGNIRLAYNKLIIPIQKITVVEEGITVKKALEQVLENTGLDMVASPNGQIVIKKKPVPVIFQGSITGTVTDAKNGESLAGVNIVVEDTDPLLGTSTDLDGNYTINNVPDGSYTITARFLGFRAMSKSVNVSGGETTVDFQLESSVLNLDELVVTATGVRRKVEIGNAISRIDAAEDVQTRPISDVSSLLQGQAAGVEILGSGGSTGMGSRIRVRGSNSASLSNEPVIYVDGVRINNDPNSISFETGGQSPSRLSDINPENIESIEIIKGPSAATLYGSVAANGVIRITTKRGRTGKPQWSAFTETGIVNDVTTYPKNYQALDASGNPCFTFEAAEGLCTQSTLDSFQPLNDDRISPFRTGQNYGLGLSVAGGTEALTYFLSGNFSDNEGVLPVNNLRRANFRGNFGTRISESLKTNLSVGYTNSELELPLNDNFALALINQGLNGRATPDVNDGWGEFTPAELFTIDTRQNINRFTTGLETEWTPMDNLNVRANGGLDFTSRWDNQFFPTGKAPDFLDYNQGARFSNRFETFDYTLDLVGTYTLAISEDFSSRTSAGFQYLQTLTRGTFAEGRQLVAGSNSIAGAAVTVSSEQTTEQRTVGTFMEEQVGFRDKLFVTGAVRIDRGSAFGADFNAAVYPKISTSWLVSEESFLNNTGNWLSSLRLRAAWGASGVQPGTNDALRYFNPIAATVGGQNVTGVTFGSVGNPDLKPERSTEVEVGADATLFTDRVNLEITYFNKQTKDALIFRELPRSLGVGDGRFENLGSVQNTGLELALYTRVFQTRSTSFDLDFVGSFIDNKLKELGEGIEPILFNSGYQRHVEGYSLGGYWDESYTFNDANGDGLIGRDEVEVGSEAVYQGSPFADTDLSFTGTLGVFNNRIVVRALMNYRGGKTLLNNTEAWRQGNSNTEALNDPDASLEDQARAIAAKFNGTYAGYMEDASFWRLREVSLTFNAPQRWLNSLGVSRASLTLSGNNLGLWTDYTGLDPEISSTGQTNFTTEEFMSQPPVRTWKARLNLTF, from the coding sequence ATGAAAAAACTAAAGCTACTTATTCTATTGTTGCCGGCATGGTTGGTACTCTCGCTGGTGTCAGATATTTATGCACAAGATCAAAGCAGACAGTTTGTTTCCCTGTCGCGGTACGATCAAAACTATCAATATAATTCACCTTATGAGCAAAAAATTTCGCTTGATTTAAAAGAAGTGTCTGTTGAAAACGCGCTTCAAATGATAGCTAAAGAAGGAAACATAAGGCTGGCTTATAACAAACTAATCATACCCATTCAAAAAATAACTGTAGTTGAGGAGGGTATTACGGTTAAAAAAGCTCTTGAACAAGTATTGGAAAATACGGGGCTGGACATGGTTGCATCCCCCAACGGACAAATTGTGATTAAGAAGAAGCCTGTTCCCGTCATTTTTCAAGGTAGTATTACCGGTACGGTGACGGATGCTAAAAATGGCGAATCGCTGGCGGGTGTAAATATTGTTGTAGAGGATACAGATCCCCTTCTTGGTACCTCTACCGATTTAGATGGTAACTATACTATCAATAATGTACCGGATGGATCATACACTATTACCGCAAGATTCCTGGGTTTTAGAGCGATGAGTAAATCCGTAAATGTATCCGGGGGAGAAACAACTGTTGATTTTCAACTGGAATCTTCCGTTTTAAATTTAGATGAACTCGTAGTTACCGCAACCGGTGTACGCAGAAAGGTTGAAATTGGAAACGCCATTTCCCGTATTGATGCTGCTGAGGATGTTCAAACACGCCCCATTAGTGATGTTTCAAGTTTACTTCAGGGGCAGGCCGCCGGAGTAGAAATCCTGGGAAGCGGCGGCTCAACCGGAATGGGCTCCCGCATACGAGTTCGCGGGTCTAACAGTGCCTCTCTTTCTAATGAACCTGTTATTTACGTTGATGGAGTCAGAATTAACAACGATCCAAATTCTATCTCCTTTGAAACCGGTGGACAGTCCCCTTCCCGGTTAAGCGATATTAACCCGGAAAACATTGAATCGATTGAAATTATTAAAGGCCCCTCTGCAGCTACCTTATATGGTTCGGTTGCTGCCAACGGGGTAATCCGGATAACAACAAAGAGGGGACGAACAGGAAAACCTCAATGGTCGGCATTTACGGAAACCGGAATAGTCAATGATGTAACAACCTATCCAAAAAACTATCAGGCTTTGGATGCCTCCGGTAATCCTTGTTTTACTTTTGAAGCTGCTGAAGGGCTTTGTACGCAGAGTACTCTTGATTCCTTTCAGCCACTTAACGACGACCGTATATCCCCATTCCGAACAGGGCAGAACTATGGGCTTGGCCTGAGTGTTGCTGGCGGTACGGAAGCATTAACCTATTTCCTTTCCGGTAATTTTTCTGATAATGAAGGTGTTCTTCCGGTTAATAACCTCAGAAGAGCGAACTTCCGTGGAAATTTTGGCACCCGGATTTCTGAAAGTTTAAAGACAAACCTTTCCGTTGGCTATACTAATAGTGAATTGGAATTACCTTTAAACGATAATTTTGCCTTAGCATTGATCAATCAGGGACTTAACGGCCGGGCAACTCCCGATGTAAACGATGGGTGGGGAGAGTTTACCCCTGCAGAATTATTCACTATTGATACCAGGCAGAATATCAACCGCTTTACTACCGGCCTGGAAACGGAGTGGACGCCTATGGACAATTTGAATGTTCGTGCCAACGGAGGGTTGGATTTTACTTCCCGATGGGACAATCAGTTTTTCCCTACCGGTAAAGCCCCTGATTTCCTTGATTATAATCAAGGAGCCCGCTTCTCCAATCGTTTCGAGACCTTTGATTATACCCTCGATTTAGTAGGTACCTATACCCTGGCGATTTCTGAAGATTTCTCTTCACGTACTTCTGCAGGCTTTCAGTATCTGCAAACCCTTACGCGCGGCACCTTTGCCGAAGGCCGGCAATTGGTTGCGGGAAGCAATTCCATTGCAGGAGCTGCCGTAACGGTTAGTTCGGAACAAACCACAGAGCAACGCACGGTTGGTACTTTTATGGAAGAACAGGTTGGTTTTCGCGATAAGTTGTTCGTTACCGGGGCTGTTCGGATTGACCGGGGAAGCGCCTTTGGAGCTGATTTCAATGCAGCGGTATATCCCAAAATAAGCACCTCCTGGTTGGTTTCGGAAGAATCTTTTCTTAATAATACCGGGAATTGGCTGTCTTCATTACGCCTAAGAGCCGCCTGGGGAGCTTCCGGAGTACAACCGGGAACCAATGATGCCCTGAGGTATTTCAACCCGATTGCCGCAACCGTTGGAGGGCAAAACGTAACCGGTGTTACCTTTGGAAGCGTGGGGAATCCTGACCTTAAACCGGAACGATCAACTGAGGTAGAAGTCGGGGCAGATGCCACCCTGTTTACCGATCGTGTAAATCTGGAGATAACCTACTTTAATAAGCAAACTAAAGATGCGTTAATTTTCAGGGAATTACCGAGATCGCTCGGAGTTGGAGATGGACGTTTCGAAAACCTGGGTTCTGTCCAAAATACCGGTTTAGAACTCGCATTATACACAAGAGTATTCCAAACGCGTTCTACCAGCTTTGATCTTGATTTCGTTGGGTCATTTATTGACAATAAACTGAAAGAGCTTGGTGAAGGCATCGAGCCTATACTGTTTAATAGCGGGTATCAGCGTCATGTAGAAGGATATAGCCTTGGCGGCTACTGGGATGAATCATATACCTTCAATGATGCCAACGGCGATGGTCTAATCGGCCGGGATGAAGTAGAAGTTGGCAGTGAGGCCGTTTATCAAGGTTCTCCATTTGCCGATACCGATCTTTCTTTTACAGGTACACTTGGCGTGTTCAACAATAGAATTGTAGTACGGGCACTTATGAACTATCGCGGAGGCAAAACCCTGTTAAATAATACAGAAGCGTGGCGGCAAGGCAACAGTAATACTGAAGCCTTAAATGATCCTGATGCCTCTTTGGAAGATCAGGCCCGTGCAATTGCTGCTAAATTTAACGGCACCTACGCCGGCTATATGGAAGATGCCTCTTTCTGGAGGTTACGTGAAGTATCGTTAACTTTTAACGCACCGCAACGATGGTTGAACTCTCTTGGGGTTTCCCGTGCAAGCCTGACCTTATCAGGCAATAATTTAGGCTTGTGGACAGACTACACCGGCCTTGATCCTGAAATCAGTTCAACCGGACAGACCAATTTCACTACCGAAGAATTTATGAGCCAGCCCCCCGTCCGAACCTGGAAGGCACGCCTAAATCTTACATTTTAG
- a CDS encoding RagB/SusD family nutrient uptake outer membrane protein — protein MNTLVKNRDQIWRYIIFAGAAIIIALSTYACDSMVDVTDPDIVTPESLNSEAGIQTLRAGSLGDLAVAMSGSGAGHGATPGLITMSVLMTDEYDYSGTFPTRREADTRNLQNSNGEMDMIYGNLHRSRASAATTLDAVTEFGNLPSVESEMHSVIGYIYLMFAETFCSGVPFSKVSPDGGFEFGEPLTTEQMFNTAITHFDGASASAGAGSDFANLALLGKARAQLGLGLISDAANTVSSVPTDFVYNIEHSDNSRRQENGIYVLSTVRRQLSIADGKGGNGLNFRSANDPRIPWEDNGVDGQDDITPYFNQLKFSTPSDPVTLASGIEARLIEAEAAMQAGNNQEVEDIHNALRATVGLPEDDLSAMDADELRSYHFSERAFWLFSTGHRQGDLRRMVRVYGEQVSDVFPWGDYIKGGVYEDNVNFPVPQSEENNPNFQGCLDRNP, from the coding sequence ATGAATACATTAGTCAAAAACAGAGACCAAATTTGGAGGTATATTATTTTTGCCGGTGCGGCAATTATAATAGCTCTAAGTACCTATGCATGTGATTCTATGGTGGATGTAACAGACCCTGATATTGTTACCCCCGAATCATTGAACAGCGAGGCCGGCATACAAACGCTCAGAGCCGGCTCACTTGGTGATTTAGCAGTAGCTATGAGCGGTTCAGGAGCAGGGCATGGTGCCACTCCGGGTTTAATAACTATGAGCGTCCTTATGACGGACGAATATGATTATTCCGGAACCTTCCCCACCCGGCGTGAAGCAGACACCCGAAATCTCCAGAATTCAAACGGTGAAATGGATATGATTTACGGAAACCTGCACAGATCCCGGGCGTCCGCTGCAACAACCTTAGATGCGGTAACCGAATTTGGGAACCTGCCTTCCGTAGAGAGTGAAATGCACAGCGTTATAGGCTATATATACCTCATGTTTGCAGAAACTTTTTGCTCCGGCGTTCCTTTTAGTAAGGTATCCCCTGATGGAGGATTTGAATTCGGGGAACCGCTGACGACCGAGCAAATGTTTAATACGGCAATAACCCATTTTGATGGTGCCTCAGCCAGTGCGGGTGCCGGTTCCGACTTTGCCAATCTTGCCCTTTTAGGCAAAGCCCGCGCCCAACTCGGGCTGGGCCTAATTAGTGATGCAGCCAATACGGTTAGTTCTGTGCCTACCGATTTCGTTTATAACATTGAGCATTCCGATAACAGCCGACGGCAGGAGAACGGAATATATGTCTTAAGCACAGTCCGCCGTCAATTATCTATCGCTGACGGCAAGGGCGGGAACGGATTGAATTTTCGTTCTGCTAATGATCCCCGTATTCCCTGGGAAGATAATGGCGTAGATGGGCAGGATGATATAACACCGTACTTCAATCAACTCAAATTCAGCACTCCAAGCGACCCGGTTACTTTGGCTTCAGGGATAGAGGCTCGTTTGATTGAAGCCGAAGCAGCCATGCAGGCCGGTAATAATCAGGAAGTGGAAGATATCCACAATGCTCTGCGAGCTACCGTAGGCCTCCCGGAAGATGATTTATCGGCTATGGATGCAGACGAACTTCGGTCTTATCATTTCAGTGAACGTGCTTTCTGGCTTTTCAGCACAGGTCATCGTCAGGGTGATCTTCGAAGGATGGTGCGCGTGTATGGAGAGCAGGTTTCCGATGTGTTTCCGTGGGGAGATTATATCAAAGGCGGTGTATATGAAGATAACGTCAACTTTCCGGTTCCTCAATCAGAAGAAAACAATCCCAACTTTCAAGGTTGCCTGGATCGAAATCCATAA
- a CDS encoding fused MFS/spermidine synthase yields MQVVWMYRLGLVFGNAAYATAATLAAFFLGLAIGGWVWGNASAKLKRPLRLYGLMEIGIAITALLFIPGLDFYENYYATLVSFLDGQSGMLTFLKFMFSITLLLFPTILMGGTFPVLAQYVGKKRRQLEIRGTLLYALNTIGASLGAFLAGFILLSRYGVNTTYALAVALAAAVGLAAIILDILTAMNSEFKQADKTRSTATKKGNSGASKNSALRLNYSLMITLAFTSGLLALSAETAWIKMFAQVLQNSVYSFSAILVVFLIALGCGGFLSHLLVRFNFRPLPTLLVLLSAGAILVALSPVVFNKLTDGLGYVAGDASWTGYLGAVFKMGFLVVFPPTLILGTVFPYLLKASPKTSKESGQFVGLLVLCNSIGSTIGPILTGFFILDAIGLWGSIKIVAVIYGALGLLIAFSIPAPKSLRWMALPVAGIIVATVMTNPPLVHLEKGERLLNTWQSTDGVVSVVQSNENIQMRLDNFYVLGDTRSTLVEQMQGHIPLLLHPDPEQVLFLGMGTGITAGAALNHSVDRVVAVELVSNVITAAESYFTPWLNGLFSDSRVEIVADDARNYLLGTKEKFDVIVGDLFTPWHAGTGSLYSLEHFQMAKEQLKPGGIFAQWLPLYQLTPEGFETIAATFNTVFPEVTLWRADFSGSRASIALIGQQKGSQLDQEVLERNIARVVGSKDSSPAEHMTGLFYLGNLDAIEQQLSETELNTDDQRTIEFKAPILSQRANAGDGTYMVGMELEKLLTSLSKNLPPEEDPYLSNLPQNEMRYVTVGLLYYRYLNYKAAGQTNKADILKTKINQLAPGFLNDSTQTPTGS; encoded by the coding sequence TTGCAAGTAGTTTGGATGTACCGCCTGGGATTGGTATTTGGCAATGCGGCCTACGCAACGGCTGCCACACTTGCTGCATTTTTTCTTGGCTTAGCTATTGGCGGATGGGTTTGGGGCAATGCCTCGGCAAAACTGAAACGGCCGTTGAGGTTATATGGCCTCATGGAGATTGGTATTGCCATAACCGCCTTGCTGTTTATACCGGGCCTTGATTTCTATGAAAATTATTATGCCACACTGGTTTCTTTTCTTGACGGGCAGAGCGGAATGCTCACCTTTTTAAAATTCATGTTTAGTATTACCCTCCTGTTATTTCCTACCATACTTATGGGCGGTACATTTCCGGTACTGGCACAATATGTTGGTAAAAAGCGGCGGCAGCTCGAAATACGAGGTACATTGCTATATGCTTTAAATACCATCGGTGCCTCTTTAGGAGCTTTTTTAGCCGGTTTTATTCTTCTCTCACGGTATGGAGTAAATACCACCTATGCCTTAGCGGTTGCCCTGGCAGCAGCGGTCGGTCTCGCCGCAATTATTCTGGATATCCTAACTGCTATGAATTCAGAATTCAAGCAGGCCGATAAAACGCGCAGTACCGCCACTAAAAAGGGCAATTCAGGGGCATCAAAAAATTCTGCACTAAGGCTGAACTACTCCTTGATGATTACTTTAGCATTTACATCGGGCCTGCTGGCTCTATCCGCAGAAACCGCATGGATTAAGATGTTCGCCCAGGTATTACAAAATTCGGTCTATTCTTTCTCGGCTATATTGGTTGTATTTCTCATAGCCCTGGGATGCGGGGGGTTTTTATCGCATCTGCTTGTTCGTTTTAACTTCCGGCCTCTTCCCACTTTACTGGTGTTGCTTTCTGCCGGGGCAATTTTGGTTGCACTATCCCCTGTCGTTTTCAACAAGCTGACTGATGGACTTGGTTATGTGGCCGGCGATGCTTCCTGGACTGGATATCTGGGAGCTGTTTTTAAAATGGGCTTTCTGGTGGTTTTTCCTCCAACGCTGATTCTTGGCACCGTTTTCCCGTACCTGCTTAAAGCTTCACCCAAAACAAGCAAAGAATCCGGACAATTTGTGGGACTGCTTGTGTTATGTAATTCAATAGGCAGCACTATTGGCCCTATTCTTACAGGCTTTTTTATACTCGATGCCATCGGCCTGTGGGGAAGCATCAAAATTGTGGCCGTCATATACGGTGCCCTGGGACTATTAATTGCTTTTTCTATCCCAGCACCCAAAAGCCTGCGATGGATGGCTCTGCCTGTCGCCGGAATCATAGTTGCAACGGTGATGACAAACCCGCCGCTCGTACATCTGGAAAAGGGCGAACGCTTGTTGAATACCTGGCAGTCAACCGATGGTGTTGTTTCTGTTGTGCAATCAAATGAGAATATTCAAATGCGGCTCGACAATTTTTATGTACTCGGAGATACCCGCTCAACACTGGTTGAGCAGATGCAGGGCCACATTCCGCTTTTACTTCACCCCGACCCGGAGCAAGTTTTATTTTTGGGGATGGGCACGGGTATTACCGCCGGGGCTGCTCTCAATCATAGCGTTGATCGGGTTGTAGCAGTAGAACTGGTATCTAACGTTATAACAGCGGCTGAAAGTTATTTTACCCCCTGGCTAAATGGATTATTCAGCGATTCCCGGGTTGAAATTGTAGCTGACGACGCACGCAACTATCTGCTGGGCACCAAAGAAAAATTTGATGTTATTGTGGGCGACCTGTTTACACCCTGGCATGCCGGTACAGGCAGTTTATATAGCCTGGAACATTTTCAAATGGCAAAAGAACAACTGAAACCAGGCGGCATTTTTGCACAATGGCTGCCTCTTTACCAGTTAACCCCGGAAGGTTTTGAAACAATAGCCGCAACCTTTAATACGGTATTCCCGGAGGTAACCTTGTGGCGGGCAGATTTTTCGGGGTCGAGGGCCAGCATTGCACTTATTGGCCAGCAAAAAGGATCACAACTTGACCAGGAAGTTCTCGAACGAAATATTGCCCGTGTGGTTGGCAGCAAAGACAGTTCACCAGCCGAGCACATGACAGGCCTGTTTTATCTGGGAAATCTGGATGCTATTGAACAGCAGCTTTCAGAAACAGAGCTGAATACCGATGACCAGCGCACCATCGAATTTAAGGCCCCCATTTTGTCACAGCGGGCCAATGCCGGAGACGGAACCTATATGGTTGGAATGGAATTGGAAAAATTATTAACGTCATTATCCAAAAATCTTCCACCGGAAGAAGATCCATACTTATCTAATCTTCCTCAAAACGAAATGCGTTATGTAACGGTTGGCCTGCTGTATTATCGTTATTTGAATTATAAAGCGGCCGGGCAAACAAATAAGGCAGACATCCTGAAGACAAAAATTAACCAATTGGCACCCGGCTTTTTAAATGATTCTACCCAAACTCCAACCGGTTCGTAA
- a CDS encoding nuclear transport factor 2 family protein produces MKKLTLTLCLILTASLLYAQDEDHGNHSHDKIEMTNSPDVEAVKEVLKSYKNALQNLDVSDTQKLFGEKAHIFENGSFEGTYQEYLDHHIGPELDHFEEFTFSDYMVNVRMEGDVAVAYETYNYKIVTGGENSRTIERQGVATSVLKKMDGSWKIIQNHGSSRALRN; encoded by the coding sequence ATGAAAAAACTTACCCTAACCTTATGCCTGATTTTGACAGCCAGCCTGCTTTATGCCCAGGATGAAGATCACGGAAATCATAGTCATGATAAGATAGAAATGACAAATTCCCCGGATGTGGAAGCCGTAAAGGAAGTATTAAAAAGCTATAAGAATGCCCTCCAAAACCTGGATGTTAGCGACACCCAAAAACTGTTTGGGGAAAAGGCCCATATTTTCGAAAATGGAAGCTTCGAAGGAACGTATCAGGAATATCTTGACCATCATATCGGGCCGGAACTGGATCATTTCGAGGAATTTACCTTCAGCGATTACATGGTTAATGTACGGATGGAGGGTGACGTAGCCGTAGCCTACGAAACCTACAACTATAAAATTGTTACCGGCGGAGAGAACAGCCGCACCATCGAGCGGCAGGGCGTGGCTACCTCCGTGCTTAAAAAAATGGATGGCAGCTGGAAGATTATTCAGAACCACGGCTCATCACGGGCATTAAGAAATTAA
- a CDS encoding M15 family metallopeptidase, translating to MAKNNFSFLLTLGIFLLTLYACNNKGSETHYELDVIQQIERYKSLVDITPEKELVDLKTEIPELVFDIRYAATNNFTGQKIYDSPRAFARKPVADALKNVQTQLKEKGLGLKIFDAYRPYSATVMLYEAYPDTNYVAAPWNGSRHNRGCAVDVTLVNLANGKQLTMPTSYDDFTEKAAPSYMQLPDSVIANRRILMDVMTENGFSTYPYEWWHFDYEGWENYELMDLSFEELDRHKN from the coding sequence ATGGCTAAAAATAATTTCTCCTTTTTATTAACTCTCGGGATTTTCCTTTTAACGCTATACGCCTGTAACAACAAAGGCTCTGAAACCCACTATGAGCTGGATGTTATTCAACAAATAGAACGTTACAAATCACTCGTTGATATAACCCCGGAAAAGGAACTTGTTGATCTCAAAACAGAAATTCCGGAGCTTGTATTTGACATTCGCTATGCTGCAACAAATAATTTTACAGGACAAAAGATATATGATTCACCCCGGGCTTTTGCCCGAAAGCCTGTGGCAGATGCTTTGAAGAACGTACAAACGCAACTGAAGGAAAAAGGGCTGGGTTTAAAAATTTTTGATGCCTACCGGCCTTACTCTGCAACCGTGATGTTATACGAAGCCTATCCCGACACCAATTACGTGGCCGCTCCCTGGAACGGCTCGCGGCATAACCGGGGCTGCGCTGTAGATGTCACCCTGGTTAATTTGGCAAATGGAAAGCAGCTAACTATGCCCACATCGTATGATGACTTTACAGAAAAAGCAGCCCCCTCTTACATGCAGCTTCCCGACAGTGTTATTGCCAACAGGCGAATATTGATGGATGTAATGACAGAAAACGGCTTCTCTACCTATCCTTATGAATGGTGGCATTTTGATTATGAAGGCTGGGAAAATTATGAACTGATGGATTTGTCGTTTGAGGAACTTGACCGGCATAAAAATTAG
- a CDS encoding DUF4136 domain-containing protein codes for MKSVKFLIYTIIGIVLAGCSSTSSIITDYDRNVQFNDYKTYYWADEFKIMKQTGEEDPLFYNSLIQARIKNAIQQQMKARGFTLNEEEPDLLVNASVEMEEDKSNRSYSYPYAYPYSPFHPGFGHSFGHFYGYYGAQGSSSHMAGAILVQLIDRSKKQLVWQGYAPDILHADTEDKRKELNAAIADIFSRYDQRTMEPK; via the coding sequence ATGAAAAGCGTCAAGTTTTTAATATATACCATCATTGGAATAGTATTGGCGGGCTGCTCATCCACATCCTCCATTATTACGGATTATGACAGGAACGTACAGTTCAACGATTATAAGACGTATTACTGGGCTGATGAGTTTAAAATAATGAAACAAACCGGTGAGGAAGATCCGTTGTTTTATAATAGCCTGATACAGGCCCGTATTAAAAATGCCATACAACAACAGATGAAAGCCAGGGGATTTACGCTAAATGAAGAAGAACCTGACCTGCTGGTCAATGCATCGGTGGAGATGGAAGAAGATAAGTCAAACAGGAGCTATAGCTATCCGTATGCTTACCCTTACAGCCCGTTCCATCCCGGCTTTGGCCATTCTTTCGGTCATTTTTACGGTTATTATGGGGCACAGGGAAGCTCCAGCCATATGGCGGGTGCCATCCTGGTTCAGTTAATTGACCGAAGTAAGAAACAGCTCGTTTGGCAGGGCTACGCCCCGGACATCCTGCACGCCGACACCGAGGATAAAAGAAAAGAATTGAATGCGGCCATAGCGGATATCTTTTCAAGGTATGATCAAAGAACTATGGAGCCAAAGTAA
- a CDS encoding cupredoxin domain-containing protein has product MLSFVDSRKVFLTLSALLVLPMLISGNHLEKASTHDEASVYDQNQQTINIEVTLGDYWFKPDTIQVPAGQKVVLQLKNKGTVEHEFMAGNMVSDDMDQFKKDLFSGVSIEKKVPSEGSESGEESNEEGEEEHEGNMMELEPGQSGTMTFTLPESKTGTWKIGCFETTADKPHYQFGMKGVLVVNPG; this is encoded by the coding sequence ATGTTATCTTTTGTAGATTCTCGAAAAGTATTCTTAACACTATCTGCACTGCTTGTTTTACCCATGCTGATATCCGGTAATCATTTAGAGAAGGCTTCAACTCATGACGAGGCGTCAGTGTACGATCAAAACCAACAGACTATTAATATAGAGGTGACGCTTGGCGATTACTGGTTCAAGCCGGATACCATCCAGGTTCCGGCAGGGCAAAAAGTTGTACTGCAATTAAAAAATAAGGGTACTGTTGAACATGAATTTATGGCAGGGAACATGGTTTCTGACGATATGGATCAGTTTAAAAAAGACTTATTCAGCGGTGTTTCTATAGAAAAAAAGGTGCCATCAGAGGGCAGTGAATCCGGAGAAGAAAGCAATGAAGAAGGGGAAGAAGAACACGAAGGTAACATGATGGAGCTCGAACCCGGCCAATCGGGCACGATGACTTTTACCCTGCCAGAATCCAAAACCGGAACGTGGAAAATTGGCTGCTTTGAAACTACTGCCGATAAGCCCCATTATCAGTTTGGCATGAAGGGCGTTTTGGTTGTTAACCCCGGGTAG